Proteins from a genomic interval of Stenotrophomonas maltophilia R551-3:
- a CDS encoding sensor histidine kinase produces MLALTSLLLATLVSVAVVGWMPRPAPPPMRLDQALQVLQGEQAAAPLGLHLSVVSSAPEGRSSDWLTELAALQLGVPVDHVRLVWTGQGKAPDVQVIEGGTVLDASGRAGVLSSQAALLTAMQWPPFELGVRQADDRWQVVGSDHSDLAAWRGQVLLALLAGTVLLAPLAAWASLRIGRPLRRLAEASARVDLQDGTPLPDDGPREVQVLAAAISSGRERLRDQAQDMTRMLAAVAHDLRTPLTGLRLRAEFAPPPQAARMVADIERMDTMIEQVLDYARGELQPLELRVLDVAALLEECVQSALLRGVDISAEGPDVLPWQGDALLLRRAIDNLIDNAARYAGAVHLRVAMAGNRMQLDVMDRGPGIAEADRVRLLQPFQRSESSRSRATGGTGLGLAVAANVARRHAGELQLLQRDGGGLIARLVLGSAS; encoded by the coding sequence ATGCTGGCCCTCACCAGCCTGCTGCTGGCCACCCTGGTCAGCGTCGCGGTGGTGGGCTGGATGCCACGACCGGCGCCGCCACCGATGCGCCTGGATCAGGCCCTGCAGGTACTGCAGGGGGAACAGGCGGCGGCGCCGCTGGGGCTGCATCTATCCGTCGTCAGTTCGGCGCCGGAAGGCCGCAGCAGCGATTGGCTGACCGAACTGGCCGCCTTGCAGCTGGGTGTACCGGTGGATCACGTGCGCCTGGTCTGGACCGGGCAGGGCAAGGCCCCCGATGTGCAGGTCATCGAGGGCGGCACGGTGCTGGATGCTTCAGGGCGTGCCGGGGTGCTGTCGTCACAGGCGGCACTGCTGACCGCCATGCAGTGGCCGCCGTTCGAGCTGGGTGTGCGCCAGGCCGATGATCGCTGGCAGGTGGTCGGCAGCGATCACAGTGATCTGGCGGCCTGGCGCGGTCAGGTTCTGCTTGCACTGTTGGCCGGCACGGTGCTGTTGGCACCGCTGGCGGCCTGGGCGTCGCTTCGCATCGGACGGCCCCTGCGCCGGCTGGCCGAAGCCAGTGCGCGGGTTGACCTGCAGGACGGGACGCCGCTGCCGGACGATGGCCCACGCGAGGTGCAGGTGCTGGCCGCAGCGATCAGCAGCGGTCGTGAGCGCCTGCGCGACCAGGCGCAGGACATGACCCGCATGCTGGCGGCCGTGGCGCACGACCTGCGCACGCCGCTGACCGGCCTGCGCCTGCGTGCGGAGTTTGCACCGCCGCCACAGGCAGCACGGATGGTGGCCGACATCGAGCGCATGGACACGATGATCGAGCAGGTGCTCGATTACGCGCGCGGGGAGCTGCAACCGCTGGAGTTGCGAGTACTGGACGTGGCCGCGTTGCTGGAGGAATGCGTGCAGAGCGCCTTGCTGCGCGGTGTCGATATCTCTGCAGAGGGACCGGACGTGCTGCCGTGGCAGGGGGATGCGCTCCTGCTGCGGCGGGCTATCGACAACCTCATCGACAACGCCGCTCGCTATGCCGGTGCCGTGCACCTGCGGGTTGCCATGGCAGGCAATCGCATGCAGCTGGACGTGATGGATCGCGGACCGGGCATCGCCGAGGCCGATCGCGTGCGCCTGCTGCAACCCTTCCAGCGCAGCGAAAGCTCGCGCAGTCGTGCCACCGGTGGGACCGGCCTCGGTCTGGCCGTCGCCGCCAATGTGGCACGACGGCATGCGGGTGAACTGCAGCTGCTGCAGCGTGACGGAGGGGGATTGATCGCACGCCTGGTGCTGGGATCGGCCTCCTGA
- a CDS encoding response regulator transcription factor, producing MNAPARVIVVDDDASIRDAIADCLLLHGYQVRVAAGAMALDMLLQAERPDVIILDWMMPGEDGLSVCRRLQARAIPILMLSAMGSAPDRVIGLEMGADDYLAKPFDPRELLARVRALLRRQDKLRTQVASEMRFAGWRLLPEQRRLIAPDGAELVLSRGEFSLLLVLAERPGRVLAREQLLQLSRSEPSDSVDRAIDLAISRLRRKLGQAAPGAEALVQTLRGEGYRFDAEVQVL from the coding sequence ATGAACGCTCCCGCCCGGGTCATCGTCGTCGATGACGACGCCAGCATCCGAGACGCCATCGCCGACTGCCTGCTGCTGCATGGCTACCAGGTGCGCGTGGCGGCCGGTGCCATGGCGTTGGATATGCTGCTGCAGGCCGAACGACCGGATGTGATCATCCTCGACTGGATGATGCCCGGCGAGGATGGCTTGTCGGTCTGCCGCCGGCTGCAGGCACGGGCGATCCCGATCCTGATGCTGTCGGCGATGGGCAGTGCCCCGGACCGGGTGATCGGTCTGGAGATGGGCGCGGATGATTACCTGGCCAAGCCGTTCGATCCGCGTGAGCTGCTGGCAAGGGTGCGTGCGCTGCTGCGCCGGCAGGACAAGCTGCGCACCCAGGTGGCGAGTGAGATGCGCTTCGCCGGCTGGCGGCTGCTGCCCGAACAGCGCCGCCTGATCGCACCGGATGGAGCGGAGCTGGTACTGAGCCGTGGTGAGTTCTCTCTTCTGCTGGTGCTGGCCGAACGTCCAGGGCGGGTGTTGGCGCGCGAGCAGCTGCTGCAGCTGAGCCGCAGCGAGCCGAGCGACAGCGTGGATCGTGCCATCGACCTGGCAATCAGCCGCCTGCGTCGCAAGCTGGGGCAGGCCGCGCCCGGCGCTGAAGCCCTGGTACAGACATTGCGTGGCGAGGGCTATCGCTTCGATGCCGAGGTCCAGGTGCTGTGA
- a CDS encoding retropepsin-like aspartic protease → MGSPPSLRRHPVRLTLLPLLAASLPALAADAPEHVLPMWMQGGHPAVAVSLDGRAEPLRFVVDSAAGATLVDDRVARRYGLEDTDAAVSHAQGASAKAAALRRMRTTSWRLGSWQLQASGTQADLSSLAKDDEAAIDGLVGNDLTGRWDTRWDFGRGELALWTPGRLALDGNGCQANALPDRSAGLRQFGFITLALGETGVEAIAVVDTGAAQTVLNAEAARALGVRTDGSDIRVRVREKGTEGLGGGKQATWLYTLPSMTSAGWRHPPMEVRISELPVFKAIGLETRPALILGADAMQGGQVDISAGASRICLRRPAR, encoded by the coding sequence ATGGGCTCTCCACCCTCACTGCGGAGACATCCCGTGCGCCTCACCCTGCTTCCCCTGCTTGCTGCCTCGCTGCCTGCGCTGGCGGCCGATGCTCCCGAACACGTACTGCCGATGTGGATGCAGGGGGGTCATCCGGCCGTGGCTGTCTCGCTGGACGGGCGTGCCGAACCACTGCGTTTCGTGGTCGACAGTGCGGCCGGTGCAACCCTGGTGGATGACCGTGTGGCCCGGCGCTATGGCCTGGAAGACACCGATGCGGCGGTTTCGCATGCCCAGGGTGCCAGCGCAAAGGCGGCCGCGCTGCGGAGGATGCGCACCACCTCCTGGCGGCTGGGCAGCTGGCAGCTGCAGGCCAGCGGCACGCAGGCCGACCTGTCCTCGTTGGCGAAGGATGATGAAGCGGCCATTGATGGCCTGGTCGGCAACGACCTGACCGGGCGCTGGGACACGCGTTGGGACTTCGGCCGTGGCGAGCTTGCCTTGTGGACGCCGGGGCGTCTCGCGCTGGATGGAAACGGCTGCCAGGCCAATGCCCTGCCCGATCGCAGTGCCGGCCTGCGCCAGTTCGGCTTCATCACGCTGGCGCTGGGCGAGACCGGTGTGGAAGCCATCGCCGTGGTCGATACCGGCGCGGCGCAGACCGTGCTCAATGCCGAAGCCGCCCGTGCGCTGGGCGTGCGCACCGACGGCAGCGACATCCGCGTGCGGGTACGTGAGAAGGGCACCGAGGGCCTGGGCGGCGGGAAGCAGGCCACCTGGCTGTACACCCTGCCGAGCATGACCAGCGCTGGCTGGCGGCATCCACCGATGGAAGTCCGGATCAGTGAACTGCCCGTGTTCAAGGCGATCGGCCTCGAGACACGACCCGCGCTGATTCTCGGCGCCGACGCCATGCAGGGTGGACAGGTGGACATCAGCGCCGGGGCGTCACGCATCTGCCTGCGCCGGCCGGCCCGCTGA
- a CDS encoding LLM class oxidoreductase: MNDSIVMPGASAPAFAMHPGYQRMFRADALTLGIYLPLRFYQGDMAVLQGQARLVEDIDRHGFAAVWVRDVPLYDPMFGDAGQLFDPFTYLAWLAARTQRVALATGSVVLPLRHPIDLAKTAASVDQLSGGRLVMGVASGDRPLEFPAYGLEHAARGERFASAMGEMRRWLQPGADGRMTHAWAEQGVQLLPPTVSGRIPLVVTGGARQPLEWIGQHADGWLTYPEATHDDAGPQRLAAKIRAWRALIPDGGFRPHVTNEWIDLVDDPDHPRTPLQGGYTLRTGRKGLIDLLQAWQRAGVNHAALGIQFADRPADEVLQELAEEVLPLFPSHPGPAPRVMDW; the protein is encoded by the coding sequence ATGAACGACTCCATCGTGATGCCGGGTGCGTCGGCCCCGGCCTTTGCCATGCACCCGGGCTACCAGCGCATGTTCCGTGCCGATGCACTGACCCTGGGCATCTACCTGCCATTGCGCTTCTATCAGGGTGACATGGCCGTGCTGCAGGGCCAGGCGCGGCTGGTGGAGGACATCGACCGCCACGGCTTTGCTGCGGTGTGGGTGCGTGATGTGCCGCTGTACGACCCGATGTTCGGCGATGCGGGGCAGCTGTTCGACCCGTTCACTTACCTTGCATGGTTGGCGGCGCGCACGCAGCGCGTAGCGCTGGCCACCGGCAGCGTGGTGTTGCCGCTGCGCCATCCGATCGATCTGGCCAAGACGGCGGCGTCGGTCGATCAGCTGTCCGGTGGCCGCCTGGTGATGGGCGTTGCCTCCGGTGATCGTCCGCTGGAGTTTCCCGCCTACGGACTGGAGCACGCGGCGCGCGGTGAGCGCTTCGCCAGCGCCATGGGTGAAATGCGCCGTTGGCTGCAGCCGGGCGCGGACGGGCGGATGACGCATGCCTGGGCCGAGCAGGGCGTGCAGTTGCTGCCGCCTACGGTCAGTGGCCGCATTCCGCTGGTTGTCACCGGTGGCGCACGCCAGCCGCTGGAGTGGATCGGCCAGCATGCCGATGGCTGGTTGACCTATCCCGAGGCCACCCATGACGATGCCGGTCCGCAACGGCTGGCCGCGAAGATCCGCGCGTGGCGCGCGCTGATCCCGGACGGCGGCTTCCGCCCGCACGTGACCAACGAATGGATCGACCTGGTGGATGACCCGGATCATCCACGCACGCCGCTGCAAGGGGGCTATACCCTGCGCACCGGCCGCAAGGGCCTGATCGACCTGCTGCAGGCCTGGCAGCGGGCAGGCGTCAACCACGCCGCGCTGGGCATCCAGTTCGCCGATCGGCCCGCAGATGAGGTGCTGCAGGAACTGGCCGAAGAGGTGCTGCCATTGTTCCCGTCGCACCCGGGGCCGGCGCCGCGGGTGATGGACTGGTAG
- a CDS encoding glutathione S-transferase family protein — MNEPSLHLYTDSSPNGFKATIALEELGLPYRLHHVRIDEGEHRHPEFLRLNPHGRIPVLEDRARGIVIFESAAILMYLAEQGNALLPSEPSARWQALTWLMFHAASVGPILGQRVHFEYFAQRPDMAAIERYRRLSDDLFAVLDQRLHGREWLAGDQYSIADIAHFGWLHIAHIIDIDISQHRHLSAWYARVAARPAVQRGVQLPEPATGP; from the coding sequence ATGAACGAACCTTCGCTGCACCTGTACACCGACAGCTCGCCCAATGGCTTCAAGGCCACCATCGCGCTGGAAGAACTGGGCCTGCCGTATCGCCTGCATCACGTCCGCATCGACGAAGGCGAGCACCGACATCCCGAATTCCTGCGGCTCAATCCGCATGGCCGCATCCCGGTGCTGGAGGATCGCGCGCGTGGCATCGTCATTTTCGAATCCGCGGCGATCCTGATGTACCTGGCTGAGCAGGGCAACGCGTTGTTGCCTTCCGAGCCGTCTGCACGCTGGCAGGCATTGACCTGGTTGATGTTTCATGCCGCCAGCGTCGGCCCGATCCTCGGCCAGCGCGTGCACTTCGAGTACTTCGCACAACGGCCCGACATGGCCGCAATCGAACGCTATCGAAGGTTGAGCGACGATCTGTTCGCCGTGCTCGACCAGCGCCTGCACGGGCGCGAGTGGCTGGCCGGTGACCAGTACTCGATCGCCGACATCGCCCACTTCGGCTGGCTGCATATCGCCCACATCATCGATATCGATATCTCGCAGCATCGCCATCTGAGCGCGTGGTACGCGCGCGTTGCCGCACGCCCTGCGGTACAGCGCGGCGTGCAGCTGCCCGAACCGGCCACCGGCCCGTAA
- a CDS encoding LysR substrate-binding domain-containing protein has translation MGAVLPLLGLRAFVETGRHGSLTAAAEAMGVTPGAISQQLRQLQERLGVNLFDRTRHGVVLSAAGARVYPELLLAFEQIAQSLQTLERWETRRTLRISAAPSFAAQWLAPRLGEFSALQPQVDVQLDASPALADLRRDGVDIAIRHGLGRYPGLHAEHLLAPVLLPVASPALLSSAPAVGTVQDCLQLPLLQDADRSDWRLWFQALGLATDDRLERGPAFDDDLLLIRAAVAGQGIALVRDIHAAEELANGHLQVVIDQPWPQAFAYYAVTRADADGNPALPAFLAWLRAALQGQ, from the coding sequence ATGGGTGCGGTTTTGCCGCTGCTGGGCCTGCGGGCCTTTGTTGAAACCGGCCGCCACGGCAGCCTGACCGCTGCCGCCGAAGCGATGGGGGTGACACCCGGCGCAATCAGCCAGCAGCTGCGACAGCTGCAGGAACGCCTGGGCGTGAACCTGTTCGATCGCACCCGTCATGGCGTGGTGCTCAGCGCGGCGGGCGCGCGCGTGTACCCGGAACTGCTGCTGGCTTTCGAGCAGATCGCACAGAGCCTGCAGACACTCGAACGCTGGGAAACGCGGCGCACGCTGCGTATCAGCGCCGCACCCAGTTTCGCCGCGCAATGGCTGGCGCCACGCCTGGGCGAATTCAGCGCACTGCAACCGCAGGTGGATGTGCAGCTCGATGCCAGCCCGGCGCTGGCCGACCTGCGCCGCGATGGTGTGGACATCGCGATCCGCCACGGGCTGGGGCGCTACCCCGGCCTGCATGCAGAGCATCTGCTGGCGCCGGTGCTGCTGCCAGTGGCCAGCCCTGCGCTGCTTTCCAGCGCCCCCGCCGTGGGCACCGTGCAGGATTGCCTGCAACTGCCGCTGCTGCAGGATGCCGATCGCAGCGACTGGCGGCTGTGGTTCCAGGCACTGGGTCTGGCAACCGATGATCGACTTGAGCGCGGCCCTGCTTTCGATGACGACCTGTTGCTGATCCGTGCGGCGGTGGCCGGGCAAGGCATCGCGCTGGTACGCGACATTCATGCGGCCGAAGAACTGGCCAATGGGCACCTGCAGGTGGTGATCGACCAACCATGGCCGCAGGCCTTCGCCTACTACGCAGTGACGCGCGCCGATGCAGATGGCAATCCGGCGCTGCCTGCCTTCCTGGCGTGGTTGCGCGCAGCGCTGCAGGGCCAGTAG
- a CDS encoding DUF6445 family protein, whose amino-acid sequence MPTSFIVVDDFLSPADAQGLRQAALGLTYPAQEGAFPGRNSLERLELDGLSEAASRLVNEPLRPVNPLQSHGKFRLTLAGDVGRAKVHTDHSHWSGILYLSAPEHCEGGTEFFRHRRTNTERMALDASELAALGYANGGDMHRDIIERDSSDDSQWEMTMRIPMRFNRLVLLRPWFWHTAGPAFGDRPDNGRLVYLMFFEQAR is encoded by the coding sequence ATGCCTACCTCGTTCATTGTCGTTGACGACTTCCTCTCCCCGGCCGATGCGCAGGGGCTGCGCCAGGCGGCACTGGGCCTGACCTACCCGGCGCAGGAAGGTGCATTCCCCGGTCGCAACTCACTGGAGCGGCTGGAGCTGGACGGCCTGTCCGAAGCTGCGTCGCGGCTGGTCAATGAACCGTTGCGACCGGTCAACCCACTGCAGTCGCATGGCAAATTCCGTCTGACCCTGGCCGGGGATGTCGGCCGCGCGAAAGTGCACACCGATCACTCGCACTGGTCCGGCATTCTCTACCTGAGCGCACCAGAGCACTGCGAGGGCGGCACCGAGTTCTTCCGTCATCGCCGCACCAACACCGAACGGATGGCCCTGGACGCCAGCGAGCTGGCCGCGTTGGGCTATGCCAATGGCGGCGACATGCACCGCGACATCATCGAGCGCGACAGCAGCGACGACAGCCAGTGGGAGATGACGATGCGCATCCCGATGCGCTTCAACCGCCTGGTGCTGCTGCGGCCCTGGTTCTGGCACACCGCCGGCCCGGCATTCGGTGACCGTCCGGACAACGGCCGGCTGGTGTACCTGATGTTCTTCGAGCAGGCGCGGTAA
- the groL gene encoding chaperonin GroEL (60 kDa chaperone family; promotes refolding of misfolded polypeptides especially under stressful conditions; forms two stacked rings of heptamers to form a barrel-shaped 14mer; ends can be capped by GroES; misfolded proteins enter the barrel where they are refolded when GroES binds) has product MAAKDIRFGEDARSRMVRGVNVLANAVKATLGPKGRNVVLEKSFGAPTITKDGVSVAKEIELADKFENMGAQMVKEVASRTNDDAGDGTTTATVLAQALIREGAKAVAAGMNPMDLKRGIDKAVVAAVNELKSISKPTADDKAIAQVGTISANSDESIGQIIADAMKEVGKEGVITVEEGSGLDNELDVVKGMQFDRGYLSPYFINNQQSQTADLDDPFILLHDKKISNVRDLLPVLEGVAKAGKPLLIVAEEVEGEALATLVVNTIRGIVKVVAVKAPGFGDRRKAMLEDMAVLTGGTVISEEVGLSLEKATIKDLGRAKKVQVSKENTTIIDGVGDKAAVDSRVAQIKTQIQDTSSDYDREKLQERVAKLAGGVAVIKVGASTEIEMKEKKDRVDDALHATRAAVEEGVVPGGGVALVRAVSALAGLKGANEDQNHGIQIALRAMEAPLREIVANAGEEPSVIVNKVKEGTGSFGYNAATGEFGDMLQFGILDPTKVTRSALQNAASIAGLMITTEAMVAEAPKKDEPAMGGAGGMGGMGGMGGMDF; this is encoded by the coding sequence ATGGCTGCCAAGGATATTCGTTTCGGTGAAGACGCCCGTTCGCGCATGGTGCGCGGCGTCAACGTTCTCGCCAATGCCGTCAAGGCCACCCTGGGCCCGAAGGGCCGCAACGTCGTGCTGGAAAAGAGCTTCGGCGCTCCGACCATCACCAAGGACGGCGTCTCCGTCGCCAAGGAAATCGAACTGGCTGACAAGTTCGAGAACATGGGCGCGCAGATGGTGAAGGAAGTTGCTTCCCGCACCAACGACGACGCTGGCGACGGCACCACCACCGCCACCGTGCTGGCCCAGGCCCTGATCCGCGAAGGTGCCAAGGCTGTTGCCGCCGGCATGAACCCGATGGACCTCAAGCGCGGTATCGACAAGGCCGTCGTGGCCGCCGTCAACGAGCTGAAGAGCATCTCCAAGCCGACCGCTGACGACAAGGCGATCGCCCAGGTCGGCACCATCTCGGCCAACTCGGACGAGTCGATCGGCCAGATCATCGCTGACGCGATGAAGGAAGTCGGCAAGGAAGGCGTGATCACCGTTGAAGAGGGCTCGGGCCTGGACAACGAGCTGGACGTGGTCAAGGGCATGCAGTTCGACCGCGGCTACCTGTCCCCGTACTTCATCAACAACCAGCAGTCGCAGACCGCTGATCTGGATGACCCGTTCATCCTGCTGCACGACAAGAAGATCTCCAACGTCCGTGACCTGCTGCCGGTGCTGGAAGGCGTCGCCAAGGCCGGCAAGCCGCTGCTGATCGTCGCTGAAGAAGTCGAAGGCGAAGCGCTGGCGACCCTGGTGGTCAACACCATCCGTGGCATCGTCAAGGTCGTGGCCGTCAAGGCTCCGGGCTTCGGCGACCGTCGCAAGGCGATGCTGGAAGACATGGCCGTGCTGACCGGCGGCACCGTGATCTCCGAAGAAGTGGGCCTGTCGCTGGAAAAGGCCACCATCAAGGATCTCGGCCGCGCCAAGAAGGTGCAGGTCTCCAAGGAAAACACCACCATCATCGATGGCGTGGGTGACAAGGCTGCGGTCGATTCGCGCGTTGCGCAGATCAAGACCCAGATCCAGGACACCTCCTCGGATTACGACCGCGAGAAGCTGCAGGAACGCGTGGCCAAGCTGGCCGGCGGCGTTGCCGTGATCAAGGTCGGTGCCTCGACCGAAATCGAAATGAAGGAAAAGAAGGACCGCGTCGACGACGCCCTGCACGCCACCCGTGCAGCCGTTGAAGAAGGCGTGGTCCCGGGCGGCGGCGTTGCCCTGGTCCGTGCGGTCTCCGCGCTGGCTGGTCTGAAGGGTGCCAACGAAGACCAGAACCACGGCATCCAGATCGCCCTGCGCGCGATGGAAGCCCCGCTGCGCGAGATCGTCGCCAACGCCGGCGAAGAGCCGTCGGTCATCGTCAACAAGGTCAAGGAAGGCACCGGCAGCTTCGGCTACAACGCCGCCACCGGCGAGTTCGGTGACATGCTGCAGTTCGGCATCCTGGACCCGACCAAGGTGACCCGTTCGGCGCTGCAGAACGCAGCTTCGATCGCTGGCCTGATGATCACCACCGAAGCCATGGTTGCCGAAGCTCCGAAGAAGGACGAGCCGGCCATGGGTGGCGCCGGTGGCATGGGCGGCATGGGTGGCATGGGCGGCATGGACTTCTAA
- a CDS encoding co-chaperone GroES, which translates to MSIKPLHDRVVVKPIEADEISAGGIVIPDSAKEKSTKGEVVAVGPGKPLDNGSVRAPSLKVGDKVIYGQYAGSSYKSEGVEYKVLREDDVLAVIG; encoded by the coding sequence ATGAGCATCAAGCCGCTGCACGACCGCGTTGTGGTCAAGCCGATCGAAGCCGACGAAATCTCCGCCGGTGGCATCGTCATTCCGGATTCGGCCAAGGAAAAGTCCACCAAGGGTGAAGTCGTGGCCGTGGGCCCGGGCAAGCCGCTGGACAACGGCAGCGTGCGTGCGCCGTCCCTGAAGGTTGGTGACAAGGTCATCTACGGCCAGTACGCCGGCAGCTCGTACAAGAGCGAAGGCGTCGAGTACAAGGTCCTGCGCGAAGACGACGTGCTCGCCGTCATCGGCTGA
- a CDS encoding endonuclease yields the protein MRLLSPLAAACLLALAAAPAQAEVFINELHYDDSTAAGDVGEAIEVVATAGEDLSGYRLYLYNGSNPSAAVVYANNPVPAGTAAGCGSASIAVVTYPTNGLQNGPNDGIALVDASGKVVQFLSYEGAITASGGPAAGMTSQNIPVAETNSTAPGTSLQLTGSGSQYAHFTWAESARQTFGSCNNGQTFSGGGTPGPNTPPSVSTTTPAQGSSTFPAAADLEVVFSETVNLASGAFALSCGTSGSVPLTFPSSGRSVKLSTNTALVAGEACRFDIRAARITDLQGAHPAADSRIAFTVASTGGNPDPGNPGVPAGYYSKVNTSSPSQLRCSLHATIKGHTAYPYSGSGTSTWTILEIADEDPNNSGRILDAYRNRSYAKVTDRAGSGGGLKYNREHTWPNSLGFASTTGDKGLPYAPYTDTHMLYLTDAQWNADRGNKPFGKCDANCGERATEANNGQGGGSGGYPGNSNWVRTPDGNGGTFEVWGARKGDMARAVLYMAIRYEGGKDAATGQSEPDLELTDDRSKIVKTSSSPAYMGLLSTLIDWHLADPPSAAERARNDVVYSFQGNRNPFIDHPEWATPALFTSAKPATCQLAN from the coding sequence ATGCGATTGCTGTCCCCGCTTGCCGCTGCCTGCCTGCTTGCACTGGCCGCCGCGCCGGCCCAGGCCGAGGTCTTCATCAACGAACTGCACTACGACGACAGCACCGCCGCCGGCGACGTCGGCGAAGCGATCGAGGTCGTGGCCACAGCCGGTGAGGATCTGTCCGGCTACCGTCTGTACCTCTACAACGGCAGCAATCCGTCGGCGGCCGTGGTCTACGCCAACAACCCCGTGCCTGCCGGTACCGCTGCAGGCTGCGGCAGCGCCAGCATCGCCGTGGTCACCTACCCGACCAACGGCCTGCAGAACGGCCCGAACGATGGCATTGCCCTGGTCGACGCCAGCGGCAAGGTGGTCCAGTTCCTCAGCTACGAGGGCGCCATCACCGCGTCCGGCGGCCCCGCGGCCGGCATGACCAGCCAGAACATTCCGGTGGCCGAGACCAACAGCACGGCCCCGGGCACCTCGCTGCAGCTGACCGGCAGTGGCAGCCAGTACGCCCACTTCACCTGGGCCGAGTCGGCCAGGCAGACCTTCGGCAGCTGCAACAACGGCCAGACCTTCAGCGGTGGCGGCACCCCGGGCCCGAACACGCCGCCGTCGGTGTCCACCACCACCCCGGCCCAGGGCAGCAGCACCTTCCCCGCCGCCGCCGACCTGGAAGTGGTGTTCAGCGAGACCGTGAACCTGGCCAGCGGCGCGTTCGCCCTGAGCTGCGGCACTTCCGGCAGCGTGCCGCTGACCTTCCCGTCCAGCGGCCGCAGCGTGAAGCTGTCCACCAACACTGCACTGGTGGCCGGTGAAGCCTGCCGCTTCGACATCCGCGCCGCGCGCATCACCGACCTGCAGGGCGCACACCCGGCCGCCGACAGCCGCATCGCCTTCACCGTGGCCAGCACCGGTGGCAATCCGGACCCGGGCAACCCGGGCGTGCCGGCCGGTTACTACTCCAAGGTCAACACCAGCAGCCCCAGCCAGCTGCGCTGCTCGCTGCACGCCACCATCAAGGGCCACACCGCCTACCCGTACAGCGGCTCGGGCACCAGCACCTGGACCATCCTGGAGATCGCCGACGAGGATCCGAACAACAGCGGCAGGATCCTGGATGCGTACCGCAACCGCAGCTACGCCAAGGTGACCGATCGCGCCGGCAGCGGCGGCGGCCTGAAGTACAACCGTGAGCATACCTGGCCGAACTCGCTGGGCTTTGCCAGCACCACCGGCGACAAGGGCCTGCCGTACGCCCCGTACACCGACACCCACATGCTGTACCTGACTGACGCACAGTGGAACGCCGACCGCGGCAACAAGCCGTTCGGCAAGTGCGACGCCAACTGCGGCGAGCGTGCCACCGAGGCCAACAACGGCCAGGGCGGCGGCAGCGGTGGCTATCCGGGCAACTCGAACTGGGTACGCACCCCGGACGGCAACGGCGGCACCTTTGAAGTATGGGGTGCACGCAAGGGCGACATGGCGCGTGCGGTGCTGTACATGGCCATCCGCTACGAAGGCGGCAAGGATGCGGCCACCGGCCAGTCCGAGCCGGACCTGGAGCTGACCGACGACCGCAGCAAGATCGTCAAGACCAGCAGCTCGCCGGCCTACATGGGCCTGCTGTCGACGCTGATCGACTGGCACCTGGCCGACCCGCCGAGTGCTGCGGAACGCGCCCGCAACGACGTGGTCTACAGCTTCCAGGGCAACCGCAACCCGTTCATCGACCACCCCGAGTGGGCCACCCCGGCCCTGTTCACCTCGGCCAAGCCGGCCACCTGCCAGCTGGCCAACTGA
- the cutA gene encoding divalent-cation tolerance protein CutA, protein MSTVDPVLLLLTTCPDRASAERIAHALVGERLAACVTRLEGAQSTYRWQGEVTTDTELQLLVKTTASRVDDAIARIVELHPYELPECIAVETRAGLPAYLDWIRAQTREDTD, encoded by the coding sequence ATGTCGACCGTCGATCCCGTCCTGCTGCTGTTGACCACCTGCCCGGACCGGGCCAGTGCCGAGCGCATCGCGCACGCGCTGGTTGGCGAGCGCCTGGCCGCGTGCGTCACACGACTGGAGGGCGCGCAGTCGACCTACCGCTGGCAGGGCGAAGTCACCACCGACACCGAACTGCAGCTGCTGGTGAAGACCACCGCGAGCCGCGTCGATGACGCAATCGCCCGGATCGTCGAACTGCATCCGTATGAACTCCCGGAGTGCATCGCGGTCGAAACCCGGGCCGGCCTGCCGGCGTATCTGGACTGGATCCGGGCACAGACCCGGGAGGACACTGATTGA